In the Candidatus Palauibacter scopulicola genome, GGAGACCTCTCAGGGCCAGTCGATCTACAACGGCACGGCGCAGTGGTCGCTTCGCGAGCTGCGCGGCGAGGACACGGACCAGACGGGCAAGTCGCTCGAGCACAACAAGCCCGTCGGCTATGCGTCCGCGGTCTACTCGGTCAACGCCGACAACGACTGGTTCCGCGAGGACGGCAGCTGGATCAAGCTGCGCGAGCTTTCGTTCGGCTACACGCTGCCTGACAACATGGTCGAGAGTCTGTTCAGCGGCGTCTTCGACAGGGTGACGCTGAACGTGATCGGTCGGAATCTGATCACGATCACGGATTACCGCGGCTACGACCCCGAGGTCGGTGGGAGCGGAGGTCAGCTTGGTAGTGCGGCGCTCAACCGGGTGGACAGCTTCGGTTATCCGAACTTCCGCACGTTCACCTTCGCAGCCGAACTGGTATTCTGATTCCCTGTCCGTGGCAGTGGCGGGTCGCCCTCTCCGGAGGGCGGCCCCGCCTCGTTACGACGGGGGGATCGCGAGATACCGCTTGAACAACGGAGAGATCATGAAAAGGAAGCTGACGCTACCGGCCTTTGCGCTGGCGCTGACGGTCGGCTTTTCGGGCTGCGACCTGCAGGTCGACAATCCGAACCAGCCGGACCGCGCTCGCGCGCTCGCCGGCCCGGACGATGTGGAGACGCTCATCGCGAGCTCCTTCCTCAAGGTCTGGGAAATTGGACACTACTGGACCAACGCGAACTTCGCGTTCGGCCACATGGCCAGCCGCCACACGGCGACCTGGGGCAACATGGGGATGAACGACCTCGGCCGTGAGCCCCGCGAGTCCCTCCCGAACTCGCCTTCGTACCGATGGGCCTACGTCTTCGAGGGCAACTGGTCTGACGCCTACGGAGGCATTTCGGCGGCCTCGGATGGGATCCGGGCCATCGAAGCGGGCCTCGAGATCGGTCCGGGCGGCGAGCGGAACGCGCGCGCCCTCGCCTTCGCGGCGGGCAGCCAGGCGATCCTTTCCTGCCTGCTTGGGCTCTGGTACGACCAGGCCTTCATCGTCGACGAGACGACGGATCTCGGCGGCGAACTCGAGACCGTCGACTACAACAGCATGTTCAGCTACGCCATGGGCAAGCTGGACGCGGCGGAGTCGCAGGCCCGGGGGTCCTCGTTCACGCTCGAAGAAACGTGGGTCAACGGGAACGCCTGGGACAACAACCAGTGGGCGGACTACCTCGTGAGCTGGAAGGCGCGCTGCGCGGCGAACCTGCCGCGAACGGACGCCGAAGCCGCGGGCGCCAACTGGGGCCAGATCATCTCCAACGCGCAGAACGGCATTGGCGATGTCGTCGTCGTGGGTGAGGACTCTTCGTCCGACAGCCCGTGGTTCGACGGCCTCAAGAGCCTCATGCAGCAGAACGGAACCTGGCACCGGATGCACATGGACTGGGTGGGCATGGCCGACCAGTCCGGGGAGTACCAGGACTGGCTGTCGATCCCGACCGCGCAGCGCACCGCGCGCAGGATGACCTTCGGCGACGACATGCGCTTCCCGCCGAGCAACGAGGACGGCGTGACGTCAGAGGTCGTCAGCCCGTCGGTCGCCTCCGACGGTCCGCGGTCGCGCTACAACTCGACGATCATCTTCCGACCGGAGCGTGGGACGTACCGGCAGTCGCACTACGGCGACATGCGGTACGACGCCTACACGCTCAGCTGCAGCTTCTGCTTCTTCGGCGACATGGAGCACATGACGACGCAGGAGATGGAGGGCTATATCGCCGAGGCGCACTACCGCATGGGCAACTTCGCGGGCGCCGCGGAGATCGTGAACAAGACGCGCATGGAGGCGGGTCTGCCGGCCGCCCCCGCCAACCCGACGGATGCGGTACCGGCCAACGGCGCGGGCGAGTGCACGCCGCGGAAGCGGTACGACACGCAGGGGCGTTGCGGCAACCTGCGCGACGCGATGTGGTTCGAGCACTTCGAGAACGTGTTCAACGTGTTCGGCGGGCTCGAGTACTGGCATGGGCGCCGTAACGACATCTTGCCGGCGGGTACGGCGCTTCAGTTGCCGATCCCGGCTTCGGACCTCGAGGTCCTGCAGCGCGATGTCTACACGTTCGGTGGTGGCGGTGCGAGTTCGGCGGGCGATCCGACCCCGTCAATCGTGCCGGGCAGCCTGGACGCGGCGCTGGAGCGGGCCGCCTATACGCTGGAGCGGTTCAGGGCCAGCCAGGCGGCGGACCGCAAGGCGCGGGACCTGGTCGTCAGGTAGGAAGCAGCAGCCCGGCAGGGACCGGGCGGGGGGTGGTTCTCCCCCCAAGGTTTGAACCAGGAAGGCGGTTCGTTGGACAGACAGCCCTTCCAGGGAGCGTGGACGCCTCCCGGCGCCGTCAGTGACGGCTCCGGGAGGCGTGCGCTTAACAACGAGACGAACGTCGGAGAACAACGACCGGGGGTCCGCGGTGTTACGGCTCCCGGTCGTTTCTGTCTTGGGGCGAGGGGAGGGGTCGGGTCGCTTAGGGTCCCACGCTAGAGGAAGGGTGATCCATGTTTCATGAGTCGTCAGGACGGCGGAAGCGCGCGAGCGCGCTGGCCGCCACGGCAGTGAGCGTCTGGCTCTTTATCGGCGCGGCCCCGCTGCTCGCTCAGGGAGCGGTCTCGGGGACGGTGACCGATGCGGAGTCGCTGGCCCCGGTGGCCGGCGCGCAGGTGTTCGTTGCGGGAACGGTGATCGGTACGCTGTCGGGTCCGGAGGGCACGTACCGGTTGGAAGGGGTGCCGGCGGGCGAGCAGACCGTGACGGTGCGCCTGATCGGCTATCACGAGCTGTCGCAGACGGTGACGGTGGCGTCGGGCCAGGTGGCGTCGGCGGACTTCTCCGTGGAGCAGACGGCCCTTCGACTCCAGGACATCGTCGTGACGGGGGTCGTGGGCGAGACACCGCAGGTGAAGCTCCCGTTCACGGTGGAGCGGCTGTCGGCGCAGAACTTCCCCGTGCCGGCGGCCGACGTCTCGTCGCTCCTGACGGCGAAAGCGGCCGGCGTGTCGGTCGTTTCCGGATCCGGCCAGCCGGGCGCCGAGGCGTCCATCATGCTGCGGGGTCCAACCTCCATCAATTCATCGGGCCGCTCGTTGTCGCCGCTGATCGTGATCGACGGAGTGATCCAGTCGGAGTCGGCTTCGCTCTCCGACATCGGATCGCTGGACATCGACCATGTGGAGATCGTGAAGGGAGCGGCGGCGGCGTCGCTGTACGGTTCGCGGGCGCAGAACGGCGTGATCGAGATTACGACGAAGCGCGGCACGAGCCTGCAGGCGAACACGCTGAACATCCTCGCCCGCGGCGAGTACGGCATCAGCCAGCTCGTCGGCGACGTGGGGCTGACGCGTTCCCACCCGTACCAGATGAACGCGGCGGGAACGCTGTTCATCGACTCCGATGGCAACGAAGTCGCCTTTACCGACCTCAGCCGTCCCGGTTTCGGCGCCCCGGTGCTGGCGAACCAGATCAACCCGGACGAACCCGGCGACTCCTTCACCGCCTTCGCGAATCAGGCGTTCCCGCATGAACTGTTCGACCACATGGACACGTTCTTCGATCCCGGCGAGACGACCGATGTCTACGGCGCCGTGACGGGCCGGTTCGGGGAGTCGAGCTTCCGCGTGAGCGTGGACCAGTTCAGAGAGGGCGGTGTCGTGCGCTGCACGGTCTGCATCGAAAACCTCGGCGCGCTGAACGCAGACCGGGTCGCGCAGGGGCTGACGGCCTTCGACGTGGGACTGCCGGACGATGAGGGATACGAGCGGCAGAACGTGCGGTTGAACGTCGACACGCGCTTCGGCGACCTGGACATCGCGGCGAGCGGCTTCTATTCCCGCGCCACGCAGGACGACAAGGCGCTCGAGAACGGGGCGTTCAGCCAGCTGACCTTCGCCTCGCCGGCCGTCGACCTGGCGCAGATCGATCCGGTGGACGGATACCCGAGAATCGACGCGGACACGCAGTCGATCTCGAGTAACCCGCTCTACCTGCTCGCGATCGTCGACAGTCAGGACAAGCGAACGCGGACGATGGGGTCGGTCGACCTCAACTACTCGCCCTCGGGCCTCGACTGGCTGACCCTCGAGGCGAACGCGTCGTTCGACCGGACGGACTTCTACGACTACGAACTCTATCCGAAGAACGAGAAGACCCGGGAGGGGCCGACCGGCGGCAGCCTGCGCGAGGGCAACTTCGAGGACGAGGCGATCAACGCATCGGTGACGCTTGGCGCGAGCGAGACCTTCATGGACGGCGACCTCACCGTGCGCGGGAAGGCTCGCTACCTGATCGAAGATCAGAGCTTCGCTTCGAACGGCGTATTCGGAAGCCAGTTCTCCGTGCAGGACGTGCCGAATTTCGGCGCGATCGTCGGCTCCACGACCGGCAGCAACTCCGTCCGCAGCATCAAGGCGGAAGGGCTGTTCGGGATCGCAAGCGTGGACTACCGGGGCCGCTACATCCTCGACGGCCTGATCCGGCGCGACGGCTCCTCGCTGTTCGGGCCGGACGAGCGGTGGCAGACGTACTACCGTGGCTCGTTCGCCTGGCGCATCACGCAGGAGGATTTCTGGAGCATCGATGCGATCGATGAACTGAAGCTGCGCTTCTCGCTCGGGACGGCGGGGGGCCGGCCGAACTTCCAGGCGCAGTACGAGACGTTCGGCATCTCCGGCGGCGCGATTTTCCCCGTCAACCTCGGGAACACGGCGCTCAAGCCGGAGTTCACGACGGAGCGCGAGGCGGGCATTAACTTCGTCTTCTTCGAGAACCTGGGCCTCGATCTGACCTATGCGTGGCAGACGACGGATGACCAGTTGCTGCGGGTACCGCAGCCGGCGTTCGTGGGTTTCTCGAGCCAGTGGCAGAACGCGGGCGAGATATCGGCGCAGACGTATGAGATCTCCATG is a window encoding:
- a CDS encoding SusC/RagA family TonB-linked outer membrane protein — translated: MFHESSGRRKRASALAATAVSVWLFIGAAPLLAQGAVSGTVTDAESLAPVAGAQVFVAGTVIGTLSGPEGTYRLEGVPAGEQTVTVRLIGYHELSQTVTVASGQVASADFSVEQTALRLQDIVVTGVVGETPQVKLPFTVERLSAQNFPVPAADVSSLLTAKAAGVSVVSGSGQPGAEASIMLRGPTSINSSGRSLSPLIVIDGVIQSESASLSDIGSLDIDHVEIVKGAAAASLYGSRAQNGVIEITTKRGTSLQANTLNILARGEYGISQLVGDVGLTRSHPYQMNAAGTLFIDSDGNEVAFTDLSRPGFGAPVLANQINPDEPGDSFTAFANQAFPHELFDHMDTFFDPGETTDVYGAVTGRFGESSFRVSVDQFREGGVVRCTVCIENLGALNADRVAQGLTAFDVGLPDDEGYERQNVRLNVDTRFGDLDIAASGFYSRATQDDKALENGAFSQLTFASPAVDLAQIDPVDGYPRIDADTQSISSNPLYLLAIVDSQDKRTRTMGSVDLNYSPSGLDWLTLEANASFDRTDFYDYELYPKNEKTREGPTGGSLREGNFEDEAINASVTLGASETFMDGDLTVRGKARYLIEDQSFASNGVFGSQFSVQDVPNFGAIVGSTTGSNSVRSIKAEGLFGIASVDYRGRYILDGLIRRDGSSLFGPDERWQTYYRGSFAWRITQEDFWSIDAIDELKLRFSLGTAGGRPNFQAQYETFGISGGAIFPVNLGNTALKPEFTTEREAGINFVFFENLGLDLTYAWQTTDDQLLRVPQPAFVGFSSQWQNAGEISAQTYEISMRYAPIDTQDMGLQFRLNWDRTRQEITRLDVPAYRQGTFFVSEGRPLGEMWGHVLATTCADLEPVGIAASDCNADFQVNDDGLLVWTGGADYTAGFSQRLWGTDGTVATVDGGENTYLWGIPIKVLDYSPACVAKNPGNYMEKCQLTDVLPFGNTTPDFNVSLGSNFRYRNLSVNALVESSMGHSIYNNTAQWALRDDRGEDVDQTGKPLEFNKSIGYVAGVYLSNNDNAWFREDGDWIKIRELSLGYTLPESAVNALFGNMFERVTLNAIGRNLLTITDYRGYDPEVGRTGGELSSSTLQRYDNFGYPNFRSFTFSAELVF